The Drosophila nasuta strain 15112-1781.00 chromosome 2L, ASM2355853v1, whole genome shotgun sequence genome window below encodes:
- the LOC132798986 gene encoding fibroleukin-like isoform X2, which produces MVRIKFNGVLLLMVLQIFLVATTTGDETCESDRRLEEQCRFHNYKTVKPLLDYFRQVRNELDQSETKEKQISELNSDLMEKYHEIVRIHETFKKEADLLNEYKNKVINGENDLQLCQNKVDKSESEINSKQNIILKLEEQLSDKSTNIENCQVQLKSLNSSLIEKDENIKALNSRLIEKNENIKRLSENIKNNKEHQKTLELELEKSKSILVKHEKDIQLCRSENNKLNRTSENNREEQKKIQLKLNESETKLTDKVKENQLCQSELDKLTPTTCLPFGKYPGVHELIVSGIGLFNVLCDSQLAGPGWIVIQQRVGGNENFNRDWATYRKGFGSFKSDFFLGLEKLHRITSLQRFELYIHLAARNGSTYNARYDNFKISDEDNGYALSLGKFKGTIVDGIGYFENMKFTTFDHDNDKDDNVNCAAWYESGWWYKFCSNCYISLKEVKMLIRPKEEMKI; this is translated from the exons atggtcagaataaaatttaacggAGTTTTGTTACTGATGGTCCTTCAAATATTCTTGGTGGCTACAACAACTGGAGATGAA ACGTGTGAATCAGACCGAAGATTGGAAGAACAGTGCCGGTTTCATAACTACAAGACTGTTAAACCTTTGCTCGACTATTTCAGGCAGGTTAGAAATGAGTTAGATCAAAGTGAAACTAAGGAAAAGCAGATAAGTGAATTAAATTCTGATCTTATGGAAAAATATCATGAAATTGTAAGAATTCATGAAACATTCAAGAAGGAGGCAGATCTATTAAatgagtataaaaacaaagtaatcAATGGGGAAAacgatttgcaattgtgtcaaaataaagttgataaatctgaatctgaaattaattcaaaacaaaatattattcttaaattagaAGAACAACTATCAGATAAATCCACCAACATAGAAAATTGtcaagttcaattaaaatctcTTAATTctagtttaattgaaaaagatgaaaatataaaagctCTTAATTCTagattaattgaaaaaaatgaaaatataaagagattgagtgagaatattaaaaataacaaagaacATCAGAAAACACTTGAGTTGGAATTAGAGAAGAGTAAATCTATATTAGTAAAGCATGAAAAAGATATTCAGTTATGTCGTtcagaaaacaacaaattaaataggACATCAGAGAACAATAGAGAAGAACAGAAAAagattcaattgaaattaaatgaaagtgaaactaAGTTAACAGATAAAGTAAAGGAAAATCAGTTATGTCAATCTGAACTTGATAAATTAACTCCCACAACATGTCTCCCTTTCGGAAAATATCCAGGAGTTCATGAACTCATTGTTTCTGGCATAGGTTTATTCAATGTTTTGTGCGATAGTCAGTTAGCTGGACCTGGATGGATTGTAATACAACAACGAGTTGGGGGAAATGAGAATTTCAATAGGGATTGGGCAACGTATCGCAAAGGTTTCGGTTCTTTTAAAAGTGATTTCTTTCTTGGATTAGAGAAATTACATCGTATCACGAGCTTGCAGCGTTTCGaactttacatacatttggCTGCTCGGAATGGAAGTACCTACAACGCTCGTTATGACAACTTCAAAATATCCGATGAAGATAATGGATATGCACTGAGTTTGGGTAAATTCAAAGGAACTATTGTGGATGGCATAGGATACTTtgaaaacatgaaattcacaacattcGATCATGACAACGACAAAGATGATAATGTTAATTGCGCAGCCTGGTATGAAAGTGGCTGGTGGTACAAATTTTGTTCTAATTG CTACATTTCACTTAAAGAAGTTAAGATGCTCATTCGCCCCAAAGAAGAGATGAAGATATGA
- the LOC132798986 gene encoding fibroleukin-like isoform X3 translates to MVRIKFNGVLLLMVLQIFLVATTTGDETCESDRRLEEQCRFHNYKTVKPLLDYFRQVRNELDQSETKEKQISELNSDLMEKYHEIVRIHETFKKEADLLNEYKNKVINGENDLQLCQNKVDKSESEINSKQNIILKLEEQLSDKSTNIENCQVQLKSLNSSLIEKDENIKALNSRLIEKNENIKRLSENIKNNKEHQKTLELELEKSKSILVKHEKDIQLCRSENNKLNRTSENNREEQKKIQLKLNESETKLTDKVKENQLCQSELDKLTPTTCLPFGKYPGVHELIVSGIGLFNVLCDSQLAGPGWIVIQQRVGGNENFNRDWATYRKGFGSFKSDFFLGLEKLHRITSLQRFELYIHLAARNGSTYNARYDNFKISDEDNGYALSLGKFKGTIVDGIGYFENMKFTTFDHDNDKDDNVNCAAWYESGWWYKFCSN, encoded by the exons atggtcagaataaaatttaacggAGTTTTGTTACTGATGGTCCTTCAAATATTCTTGGTGGCTACAACAACTGGAGATGAA ACGTGTGAATCAGACCGAAGATTGGAAGAACAGTGCCGGTTTCATAACTACAAGACTGTTAAACCTTTGCTCGACTATTTCAGGCAGGTTAGAAATGAGTTAGATCAAAGTGAAACTAAGGAAAAGCAGATAAGTGAATTAAATTCTGATCTTATGGAAAAATATCATGAAATTGTAAGAATTCATGAAACATTCAAGAAGGAGGCAGATCTATTAAatgagtataaaaacaaagtaatcAATGGGGAAAacgatttgcaattgtgtcaaaataaagttgataaatctgaatctgaaattaattcaaaacaaaatattattcttaaattagaAGAACAACTATCAGATAAATCCACCAACATAGAAAATTGtcaagttcaattaaaatctcTTAATTctagtttaattgaaaaagatgaaaatataaaagctCTTAATTCTagattaattgaaaaaaatgaaaatataaagagattgagtgagaatattaaaaataacaaagaacATCAGAAAACACTTGAGTTGGAATTAGAGAAGAGTAAATCTATATTAGTAAAGCATGAAAAAGATATTCAGTTATGTCGTtcagaaaacaacaaattaaataggACATCAGAGAACAATAGAGAAGAACAGAAAAagattcaattgaaattaaatgaaagtgaaactaAGTTAACAGATAAAGTAAAGGAAAATCAGTTATGTCAATCTGAACTTGATAAATTAACTCCCACAACATGTCTCCCTTTCGGAAAATATCCAGGAGTTCATGAACTCATTGTTTCTGGCATAGGTTTATTCAATGTTTTGTGCGATAGTCAGTTAGCTGGACCTGGATGGATTGTAATACAACAACGAGTTGGGGGAAATGAGAATTTCAATAGGGATTGGGCAACGTATCGCAAAGGTTTCGGTTCTTTTAAAAGTGATTTCTTTCTTGGATTAGAGAAATTACATCGTATCACGAGCTTGCAGCGTTTCGaactttacatacatttggCTGCTCGGAATGGAAGTACCTACAACGCTCGTTATGACAACTTCAAAATATCCGATGAAGATAATGGATATGCACTGAGTTTGGGTAAATTCAAAGGAACTATTGTGGATGGCATAGGATACTTtgaaaacatgaaattcacaacattcGATCATGACAACGACAAAGATGATAATGTTAATTGCGCAGCCTGGTATGAAAGTGGCTGGTGGTACAAATTTTGTTCTAATTG a
- the LOC132798986 gene encoding angiopoietin-related protein 7-like isoform X1: MVRIKFNGVLLLMVLQIFLVATTTGDETCESDRRLEEQCRFHNYKTVKPLLDYFRQVRNELDQSETKEKQISELNSDLMEKYHEIVRIHETFKKEADLLNEYKNKVINGENDLQLCQNKVDKSESEINSKQNIILKLEEQLSDKSTNIENCQVQLKSLNSSLIEKDENIKALNSRLIEKNENIKRLSENIKNNKEHQKTLELELEKSKSILVKHEKDIQLCRSENNKLNRTSENNREEQKKIQLKLNESETKLTDKVKENQLCQSELDKLTPTTCLPFGKYPGVHELIVSGIGLFNVLCDSQLAGPGWIVIQQRVGGNENFNRDWATYRKGFGSFKSDFFLGLEKLHRITSLQRFELYIHLAARNGSTYNARYDNFKISDEDNGYALSLGKFKGTIVDGIGYFENMKFTTFDHDNDKDDNVNCAAWYESGWWYKFCSNCHLNKIYEDLYWYHFSYISLKEVKMLIRPKEEMKI; encoded by the exons atggtcagaataaaatttaacggAGTTTTGTTACTGATGGTCCTTCAAATATTCTTGGTGGCTACAACAACTGGAGATGAA ACGTGTGAATCAGACCGAAGATTGGAAGAACAGTGCCGGTTTCATAACTACAAGACTGTTAAACCTTTGCTCGACTATTTCAGGCAGGTTAGAAATGAGTTAGATCAAAGTGAAACTAAGGAAAAGCAGATAAGTGAATTAAATTCTGATCTTATGGAAAAATATCATGAAATTGTAAGAATTCATGAAACATTCAAGAAGGAGGCAGATCTATTAAatgagtataaaaacaaagtaatcAATGGGGAAAacgatttgcaattgtgtcaaaataaagttgataaatctgaatctgaaattaattcaaaacaaaatattattcttaaattagaAGAACAACTATCAGATAAATCCACCAACATAGAAAATTGtcaagttcaattaaaatctcTTAATTctagtttaattgaaaaagatgaaaatataaaagctCTTAATTCTagattaattgaaaaaaatgaaaatataaagagattgagtgagaatattaaaaataacaaagaacATCAGAAAACACTTGAGTTGGAATTAGAGAAGAGTAAATCTATATTAGTAAAGCATGAAAAAGATATTCAGTTATGTCGTtcagaaaacaacaaattaaataggACATCAGAGAACAATAGAGAAGAACAGAAAAagattcaattgaaattaaatgaaagtgaaactaAGTTAACAGATAAAGTAAAGGAAAATCAGTTATGTCAATCTGAACTTGATAAATTAACTCCCACAACATGTCTCCCTTTCGGAAAATATCCAGGAGTTCATGAACTCATTGTTTCTGGCATAGGTTTATTCAATGTTTTGTGCGATAGTCAGTTAGCTGGACCTGGATGGATTGTAATACAACAACGAGTTGGGGGAAATGAGAATTTCAATAGGGATTGGGCAACGTATCGCAAAGGTTTCGGTTCTTTTAAAAGTGATTTCTTTCTTGGATTAGAGAAATTACATCGTATCACGAGCTTGCAGCGTTTCGaactttacatacatttggCTGCTCGGAATGGAAGTACCTACAACGCTCGTTATGACAACTTCAAAATATCCGATGAAGATAATGGATATGCACTGAGTTTGGGTAAATTCAAAGGAACTATTGTGGATGGCATAGGATACTTtgaaaacatgaaattcacaacattcGATCATGACAACGACAAAGATGATAATGTTAATTGCGCAGCCTGGTATGAAAGTGGCTGGTGGTACAAATTTTGTTCTAATTG tcatttaaataaaatatatgaagaTCTATATTGGTATCACTTTAGCTACATTTCACTTAAAGAAGTTAAGATGCTCATTCGCCCCAAAGAAGAGATGAAGATATGA
- the LOC132798989 gene encoding dnaJ homolog subfamily C member 28: protein MWRMLKKSNLLGTLVKSKTAVPSRALHLKRREVYQQCYRILGVHESADQNTVRQAYLDLVKRVHPDADSDEASSERFQQVDEAFRVLQEKFAKGRRNISENDDEPLEFDIKHTAPQHRQYLSNDGIGIGTPFQRQKQYQQVRAMKAQEHVLEHRIEKAAAGESDLMQKKPGGGSYYGKHAIKTKYGIERVVEDLIQEAMSKGDFNNLNGAGKPLSTAQMQNPYLDFTTHKLNKIMLDNGFTPEWIMMSRDIREAVQELKQQIRKERSFYGDWPLTNSDQQAAWKSFTQLHEEQVRELNKLIDKYNLIVPILENQFFRQHLDKLAESIFKEPNLQRNLPRPKQSVKSKSEVKERNFMVTFFSSMGF from the exons ATGTGGAGAATGTTGAAAAAATCCAATTTGTTGGGTACTTTAGTAAAGTCAAAGACTGCTGTGCCTTCTCGCGCTTTGCACTTAAAACGTCGTGAAGTTTACCAA CAATGTTATCGCATCCTCGGTGTACATGAGAGCGCCGATCAAAATACCGTTCGTCAAGCGTATCTGGATCTGGTGAAGCGTGTGCATCCCGATGCGGACAGCGACGAGGCGAGTAGTGAACGTTTTCAACAAGTCGACGAAGCTTTCCGCGTGCTGCAAGAGAAATTCGCCAAAGGGCGACGCAACATCAGCGAGAACGATGATGAACCGTTGGAGTTTGATATCAAACACACAGCTCCACAGCATCGTCAGTATCTATCGAACGATGGCATTGGCATAGGGACGCCCTTTCAGCGTCAGAAGCAATATCAACAGGTGCGCGCCATGAAGGCGCAAGAGCATGTCCTGGAACATCGCATTGAGAAGGCGGCGGCTGGAGAATCGGATTTGATGCAGAAGAAACCAGGAGGAGGAAGTTACTATGGCAAACATGCCATCAAAACCAAATATGGCATTGAGCGTGTGGTCGAGGATCTTATACAGGAGGCCATGTCCAAGGGGgatttcaataatttgaatgGGGCAGGCAAACCATTGTCCACAGCTCAAATGCAGAATCCCTATTTGGATTTTACCACTCACAAGCTTAACAAGATTATGCTGGACAATGGCTTCACCCCAGAATGGATAATGATGAGTCGTGACATACGTGAAGCGGTCCAAGAGCTCAAGCAGCAAATACGCAAGGAACGCAGCTTCTACGGTGATTGGCCGCTAACGAACTCTGATCAACAGGCAGCTTGGAAATCCTTTACTCAACTGCATGAGGAGCAAGTTCGAGAATTGAACAAATTAATTGACAAGTACAATTTGATTGTGCCCATTTTGGAGAATCAGTTCTTTCGCCAGCACCTGGATAAATTAGCCGAAAGTATCTTCAAAGAACCGAATTTACAGCGCAATCTTCCACGACCCAAACAAAGCGTCAAATCCAAATCAGAAGTCAAGGAAAGGAACTTCATGGTCACTTTCTTCTCCAGCATGGGATTCTAA